A genomic window from Pseudomonas argentinensis includes:
- a CDS encoding TRAP transporter permease, translating into MTIHNVSSEELVAQEVGARSPQGAMAKVIAGLALAWSLFQLWIASPLPFMVGIGVFNDTQTRAIHLAFALLLAFLAYPAFQRSPRERVPLFDVALGLVSAATAAYLFVFYEQLAQRPGNLTTADLVTACIGIPLLLEATRRALGPALAVIAAIFLVYSLAGPYMPAMLAHRGVSLNALANHQWITTEGVFGIALGVSTSFVFLFVLFGALLERAGAGHYFIQLAFSLLGHMRGGPAKAAVVSSGLTGLISGSSIANVVTTGTFTIPMMKRTGFSAEKAGAVEVASSVNGQIMPPVMGAAAFLMVEYIGMPYIEVVKHAFLPALISYIALFYIVHLESLKLGLKALPRNSAPKPWLTRLLGLAFGAALISGISLAVYYGLGWMKPALGDAASWVIGALLLIAYVALLKVAASNPPLPPEDPNTPLEKLPETRPVLLSGLHFLLPVVVLVWCLMVERLSPGLSAFWGSMILVFILVTQRPLLNRLRRDGSHDHGSFMDGLVDLREGLIAGARNMIGIGIATAAAGIIVGAVSQTGVGLVLADVVELLSMGNLLLMLILTAILSLILGMGLPTTANYIVVSSLLAPVIVSLGQQNGLIVPLIAVHLFVFYFGIMADVTPPVGLASFAAAAVSKGDPIRTGITAFYYSLRTAVLPFLFIFNTDLLLIDVDFWHGVLIFVIATVAMLLFAAGTQGYFLVRNRWYENIALLLLAFSLFRPGFWMDMLVDPYRDIPPAQMAQALEQVEEQSELRLRVHGEDAVGEARTFTVVLPIPEKGTGQERLEALGLSLYEEDGKTLIDTVAFSSPAEAAGLAFDQEILSVRAPTERAPKELIWIPSLLLMGLLIWNQRRRLKAQAAL; encoded by the coding sequence ATGACCATTCATAATGTATCTTCCGAAGAACTGGTGGCGCAGGAAGTAGGCGCGCGCAGCCCCCAGGGCGCGATGGCCAAGGTGATCGCCGGGCTGGCCCTGGCCTGGTCCCTGTTCCAGTTATGGATAGCATCGCCGCTGCCCTTCATGGTGGGCATCGGGGTTTTCAACGACACGCAGACGCGCGCCATTCACCTGGCCTTCGCGCTGCTCCTGGCGTTTCTCGCCTACCCGGCTTTCCAGCGCTCCCCTCGTGAGCGCGTACCGCTTTTCGACGTGGCCCTGGGCCTCGTCAGCGCCGCCACGGCGGCCTACCTGTTCGTGTTCTACGAGCAACTGGCGCAACGGCCGGGCAACCTGACCACGGCGGATCTGGTCACCGCCTGCATCGGCATCCCCCTGCTACTCGAAGCCACGCGTCGCGCCCTGGGCCCGGCCCTGGCGGTGATCGCGGCGATCTTCCTGGTCTACAGCCTGGCGGGCCCCTACATGCCGGCCATGCTGGCGCACCGCGGCGTCAGCCTGAACGCCCTGGCCAACCACCAGTGGATCACCACCGAAGGCGTGTTCGGCATCGCCCTGGGCGTGTCGACCAGTTTCGTGTTCCTGTTCGTGCTGTTTGGCGCCCTGCTCGAACGCGCCGGCGCCGGCCACTATTTCATCCAGCTGGCCTTCAGCCTGCTCGGCCACATGCGCGGCGGTCCGGCCAAGGCCGCCGTGGTGTCGTCGGGCCTGACCGGCCTGATCTCCGGTTCGTCGATCGCCAACGTGGTCACCACCGGCACCTTCACCATTCCGATGATGAAGCGCACCGGGTTCAGTGCCGAAAAGGCCGGCGCCGTGGAAGTGGCCTCGTCGGTCAACGGCCAGATCATGCCGCCGGTGATGGGGGCTGCGGCCTTCCTGATGGTCGAATACATCGGCATGCCCTACATCGAAGTGGTCAAGCATGCGTTCCTGCCAGCGCTGATTTCCTACATCGCGCTGTTCTACATCGTGCACCTGGAGTCGTTGAAGCTCGGCCTCAAGGCGCTGCCGCGCAACAGCGCGCCCAAGCCCTGGCTGACCCGGCTGCTCGGGCTGGCCTTTGGTGCGGCGCTGATCAGCGGCATTTCCCTGGCGGTGTATTACGGCCTCGGCTGGATGAAACCGGCTCTCGGCGATGCCGCCAGCTGGGTCATCGGTGCGCTGCTGCTGATCGCTTACGTGGCGCTGCTCAAGGTTGCGGCCAGTAATCCGCCACTGCCGCCGGAAGACCCCAACACGCCGCTGGAAAAACTGCCGGAAACCCGCCCCGTGCTGCTCTCGGGCCTGCATTTCCTGCTGCCGGTGGTGGTGCTGGTGTGGTGCCTGATGGTCGAGCGCCTGTCGCCGGGGCTCTCGGCGTTCTGGGGCAGCATGATCCTGGTGTTCATCCTGGTGACCCAGCGCCCGCTGCTCAATCGCCTGCGCCGTGACGGCAGCCACGATCATGGCTCGTTCATGGACGGCCTGGTGGACCTGCGCGAAGGCCTGATCGCCGGCGCCCGCAACATGATCGGCATCGGCATCGCCACCGCGGCGGCGGGCATCATCGTCGGCGCGGTGTCGCAGACCGGCGTCGGCCTGGTGCTGGCCGACGTGGTCGAGCTGCTGTCGATGGGCAACCTGCTGCTGATGCTCATCCTCACCGCGATTCTCAGCCTGATCCTCGGCATGGGCCTGCCGACCACCGCGAACTACATCGTGGTGTCCAGCTTGCTGGCGCCGGTGATCGTCTCCCTGGGCCAGCAGAACGGCCTGATCGTGCCGCTGATCGCCGTGCACCTGTTCGTCTTCTACTTTGGCATCATGGCCGACGTCACGCCGCCGGTCGGCCTGGCGTCGTTCGCCGCCGCGGCAGTATCCAAGGGCGACCCGATCCGCACCGGCATCACCGCCTTCTACTACAGCTTGCGCACCGCGGTGCTGCCGTTCCTGTTCATCTTCAACACCGACCTGTTGCTGATCGACGTGGACTTCTGGCATGGCGTGTTGATCTTCGTGATCGCCACGGTGGCGATGTTGCTGTTCGCGGCCGGCACCCAGGGCTACTTCCTGGTGCGCAACCGCTGGTACGAAAACATCGCGCTATTGCTGCTGGCCTTCTCGCTGTTCCGCCCGGGCTTCTGGATGGACATGCTGGTCGACCCCTACCGCGACATCCCGCCGGCACAAATGGCCCAGGCGCTGGAGCAGGTCGAGGAGCAGAGCGAGTTGCGCCTGCGCGTGCACGGCGAGGATGCGGTCGGCGAAGCGCGTACCTTCACCGTGGTGCTGCCGATTCCGGAAAAAGGCACGGGTCAGGAGCGCCTCGAAGCGCTGGGCCTGTCGCTCTACGAAGAAGATGGCAAGACGCTGATCGACACCGTGGCCTTCAGCAGCCCAGCCGAAGCCGCCGGGCTGGCGTTCGACCAGGAGATCCTCAGCGTGCGGGCACCCACCGAGCGCGCGCCGAAAGAGCTGATCTGGATTCCGTCGCTGTTGCTGATGGGGCTGTTGATCTGGAACCAGCGTCGGCGCCTGAAGGCTCAGGCTGCGCTCTAG